From Mannheimia pernigra, one genomic window encodes:
- a CDS encoding citrate synthase translates to MSAVTLTLETGEKIELAMKKGSLGYQNVDIKPFSKHKLFAYDPGLVSTAVCESSITYVDGDKGILLYRGYPINQLAKNSDYLEVSYMLLFGERPTKEEYNDFIQLIKKHTLVHEQLTKFFSGFRRDSHPMAVMCGVSGALAAFYHDSIDVNNQAHRELTAIRLLAKIPTLAAMCYKYSIGQPFMFPQNNLSYAGNFLYMMFATPCEPYEVNPVLERALDRIFILHADHEQNASTSTVRTAASSGANPFACIAAGIASLWGPAHGGANEACINMLEEIGTVDRIPEFIARAKDKNDPFRLMGFGHRVYKNYDPRAKVMRETCHEVLKELNIDNPLFEVALELEKIALNDPYFIEHKLYPNVDFYSGIVLKAIGIPTSMFTVMFALARTVGWIAHWKEMYLQGNIKIVRPRQIYTGHTERDFESMDKS, encoded by the coding sequence ATGTCAGCAGTAACATTAACACTAGAAACAGGTGAAAAAATTGAACTTGCTATGAAAAAAGGCTCACTAGGGTATCAAAACGTTGATATTAAACCTTTTTCAAAACATAAATTGTTCGCTTACGACCCTGGCTTAGTTTCAACGGCCGTTTGTGAATCAAGCATTACTTATGTAGATGGCGACAAAGGTATTTTACTCTATCGCGGCTATCCGATTAATCAACTGGCAAAAAATTCTGACTACTTAGAAGTAAGCTATATGCTCTTATTTGGGGAACGCCCTACCAAAGAAGAATATAATGACTTTATTCAGCTTATCAAAAAACACACGTTAGTACACGAACAGCTCACTAAGTTCTTCTCTGGTTTCCGCCGAGATTCTCACCCTATGGCGGTAATGTGTGGTGTAAGTGGTGCATTAGCGGCTTTCTATCACGACTCCATTGATGTTAATAACCAAGCGCACCGTGAACTTACTGCAATTCGATTATTAGCTAAAATTCCAACTCTCGCTGCGATGTGTTACAAATACTCCATCGGTCAGCCGTTTATGTTCCCACAAAATAATTTATCTTATGCAGGTAATTTCTTATATATGATGTTTGCAACCCCTTGTGAGCCTTATGAAGTCAATCCAGTATTAGAACGTGCATTAGATAGAATTTTCATTTTACACGCCGACCACGAACAAAATGCCTCTACTTCAACAGTGCGTACGGCAGCCTCTTCTGGTGCGAATCCTTTTGCCTGTATTGCAGCAGGGATTGCCTCTCTTTGGGGGCCTGCACACGGCGGTGCAAACGAAGCTTGTATTAATATGTTAGAAGAAATTGGTACTGTAGATAGGATTCCTGAATTTATCGCTCGAGCCAAAGATAAAAATGACCCATTCCGTTTGATGGGCTTTGGACATCGCGTCTATAAAAATTACGATCCTCGTGCGAAAGTAATGCGTGAAACCTGCCACGAAGTATTAAAAGAGCTGAATATTGATAATCCATTATTTGAAGTTGCACTAGAGCTAGAAAAAATCGCACTAAACGATCCTTACTTCATTGAGCATAAACTTTATCCAAATGTAGATTTCTACTCTGGTATCGTATTAAAAGCGATTGGTATTCCAACTTCAATGTTCACGGTAATGTTTGCTTTAGCAAGAACGGTTGGCTGGATTGCACACTGGAAAGAGATGTATCTACAAGGCAATATCAAAATCGTTCGTCCTCGCCAGATCTACACAGGGCATACCGAACGTGATTTTGAGTCGATGGATAAATCATAA
- the acnB gene encoding bifunctional aconitate hydratase 2/2-methylisocitrate dehydratase: protein MANFIENYQQQVDERAKLGVVPQPLTAEQTAQLVELLKNPPEEQAVFLLELFENRIPAGVDEAAYVKAAFLADLVKGTTSSPLISPTHAVKLLGTMQGGYNIETLLLALDKPELAPVAVEALSKTLLMFDNFHDVQEKAERGNAFAKQVLASWANADWFTSRPKLAEKLTVTVFKVTGETNTDDLSPAQDAWSRPDIPLHAQAMLKNERDGIFPDDNGQVGPVKQLEALKEKGFPLAYVGDVVGTGSSRKSATNSVLWFMGEDIPYIPNKRAGGIVLGGKIAPIFFNTLEDAGSLPIEVDVTQLNMGDVIDIYPYEGKICKHNSDEVLAEFELKTDVLLDEVRAGGRIPLIIGRGLTHKARVALGLPESEIFIKPQAVSDSDKGYTLAQKMVGRACGVEGVRPGQYCEPRMTSVGSQDTTGPMTRDELKDLACLGFSADLVMQSFCHTAAYPKPVDVVTHHTLPDFIMNRGGVSLRPGDGVIHSWLNRMLLPDTVGTGGDSHTRFPIGISFPAGSGLVAFAAATGVMPLDMPESVLVRFSGTMQPGITLRDLVHAIPYYAIKQGLLTVEKKGKKNIFSGRILEIEGLEDLKIEQAFELSDASAERSAAACTIKLNKEPIIEYLNSNITLLKWMIAEGYDDKRTLERRIANMQAWLDNPLLLEADENAEYAAIIDINLDEINEPIVCVPNDPDDARLLSEVQGDTIDEVFIGSCMTNIGHFRAAGKLLSQEKGELPTKLWIAPPTKMDAALLTEEGYYSIYGKSGARVEMPGCSLCMGNQARVANNANVVSTSTRNFPNRLGQGANVYLASAELAAVSALLGKLPTPEEYLGYVNGLQKDKDDIYRYMNFDQISSYVKKADNVIVQVAV from the coding sequence ATGGCAAATTTTATAGAAAACTATCAACAGCAGGTTGATGAGCGTGCAAAGTTGGGGGTTGTGCCACAGCCATTAACGGCAGAGCAAACCGCACAGTTAGTTGAGCTGCTTAAAAATCCACCAGAGGAACAAGCGGTCTTTTTATTGGAACTTTTTGAAAATCGTATTCCAGCGGGTGTTGATGAAGCCGCTTATGTTAAAGCGGCATTTCTAGCTGATCTTGTAAAGGGCACCACTTCATCGCCACTTATTTCGCCCACTCACGCCGTGAAATTATTAGGCACAATGCAGGGAGGATATAATATTGAAACCTTGCTTTTAGCATTAGATAAACCTGAACTAGCACCTGTTGCGGTAGAGGCTTTATCTAAAACTTTATTGATGTTTGATAATTTCCATGATGTGCAGGAAAAAGCAGAACGTGGCAATGCATTTGCAAAACAAGTTTTAGCATCGTGGGCAAATGCAGATTGGTTTACCTCTCGCCCTAAACTTGCTGAAAAATTGACTGTGACGGTGTTTAAGGTAACAGGTGAAACAAATACAGACGATCTTTCTCCAGCCCAAGATGCTTGGTCTCGCCCTGATATTCCACTTCACGCTCAAGCAATGCTTAAAAATGAACGTGATGGTATTTTCCCTGATGATAATGGGCAAGTTGGTCCAGTAAAACAGTTAGAAGCATTGAAGGAAAAAGGTTTTCCACTGGCTTATGTAGGGGATGTTGTAGGCACTGGCTCATCTCGTAAATCTGCGACTAACTCTGTTCTTTGGTTTATGGGGGAAGATATTCCGTATATCCCCAATAAACGTGCAGGTGGTATCGTATTAGGTGGTAAAATTGCCCCGATTTTCTTTAATACACTTGAAGACGCTGGTTCTTTACCTATCGAGGTGGATGTTACGCAACTTAATATGGGTGATGTGATCGATATTTACCCTTACGAGGGTAAAATTTGTAAGCACAATTCTGATGAGGTATTGGCTGAGTTTGAATTAAAAACCGATGTATTATTGGATGAAGTCCGTGCAGGCGGTCGAATTCCACTCATTATTGGACGAGGTTTAACCCACAAAGCAAGAGTGGCACTTGGTCTGCCCGAAAGTGAGATATTTATCAAACCGCAAGCTGTTTCAGACAGCGATAAAGGCTATACACTTGCCCAGAAAATGGTTGGGCGTGCTTGTGGGGTTGAGGGGGTTCGCCCAGGTCAATATTGTGAACCGAGAATGACCTCTGTTGGCTCTCAAGATACCACAGGCCCAATGACAAGAGATGAGCTAAAAGATTTAGCTTGCTTAGGCTTCTCGGCTGATTTAGTTATGCAGTCATTTTGCCATACCGCGGCTTATCCAAAACCAGTTGATGTAGTCACACACCATACATTACCTGATTTTATTATGAATCGTGGTGGCGTTTCACTTCGTCCAGGCGATGGTGTTATCCACTCTTGGTTAAACCGTATGTTATTGCCTGATACGGTTGGTACAGGTGGCGATTCTCATACTCGTTTCCCAATCGGGATTTCATTCCCTGCAGGTTCTGGTTTAGTCGCATTTGCAGCCGCAACTGGCGTGATGCCGTTAGATATGCCAGAATCCGTTTTAGTCCGTTTTTCAGGCACAATGCAACCAGGTATTACACTACGCGATTTAGTTCACGCGATTCCCTATTATGCAATTAAGCAAGGGTTATTAACCGTTGAGAAAAAAGGTAAGAAAAACATTTTCTCTGGGCGTATTCTTGAAATCGAGGGTTTAGAAGATTTAAAAATCGAACAAGCCTTTGAGCTATCCGACGCTTCTGCAGAGCGTTCTGCAGCAGCTTGTACTATCAAACTGAATAAAGAACCCATCATTGAATATCTAAACTCTAACATTACGCTATTAAAATGGATGATCGCAGAAGGTTATGATGATAAACGTACTCTTGAGCGTCGTATTGCTAATATGCAAGCGTGGTTAGATAATCCGCTGTTATTAGAAGCGGATGAAAATGCAGAATATGCGGCAATTATTGATATCAACCTAGATGAAATTAACGAGCCGATTGTATGTGTGCCAAATGATCCAGATGATGCTCGCCTGCTTTCTGAAGTGCAAGGCGATACCATTGATGAAGTCTTTATCGGTTCTTGTATGACCAATATCGGACATTTCCGTGCGGCAGGTAAATTGCTAAGCCAAGAGAAAGGGGAGTTACCGACTAAACTCTGGATTGCACCGCCAACGAAAATGGACGCCGCTTTATTGACCGAGGAAGGTTATTACAGTATCTATGGTAAAAGTGGGGCAAGGGTTGAAATGCCAGGCTGCTCGCTCTGTATGGGCAACCAAGCCCGCGTTGCGAATAATGCAAATGTGGTTTCAACCTCAACCCGAAACTTCCCGAACCGTTTAGGGCAAGGTGCAAATGTGTATTTAGCCTCAGCGGAATTGGCGGCAGTTTCTGCCTTGTTAGGTAAATTACCTACACCAGAAGAGTATCTTGGTTATGTAAACGGTCTGCAAAAAGACAAAGACGACATCTATCGCTATATGAACTTTGACCAAATCAGCAGTTATGTGAAAAAAGCGGATAATGTGATTGTGCAAGTAGCTGTTTAA
- the serC gene encoding 3-phosphoserine/phosphohydroxythreonine transaminase, whose protein sequence is MTKVYNFSAGPAMMPKKVLEKAQEELLNWLEQGTSVMEVSHRGKLFVELAAQSEADLRKLYNVPENYRILFLQGGARGQFAAIPMNLIGQKGKALYLNSGHWSATAAKEARHFAEIDEINILETEPQLKVNRLDFSDISEQYDYVHYCTNETISGVEIFDIPNVGNTPLVADMSSNILARGIDISKFGIIYAGAQKNLGPAGITIVIIRDDLIGKARKDTPSIWNYAIQRDADSMINTPPTFAWYLCSLVFKHLLAEGGLEATEERNLAKASLLYDYLDSSTFYYNTVAKENRSWMNVTFTTGNDELNAKFVSEATACGLQALKGHKVLGGMRASIYNAMPIEGVKALIEFMKAFEQRNA, encoded by the coding sequence ATGACAAAGGTGTATAACTTCAGTGCAGGGCCGGCAATGATGCCGAAAAAAGTGTTAGAAAAAGCACAAGAAGAATTATTAAATTGGCTGGAGCAAGGCACATCGGTAATGGAAGTGAGCCATCGTGGTAAATTATTTGTGGAATTGGCTGCCCAGTCTGAAGCTGATTTACGTAAACTTTATAATGTGCCCGAAAATTACCGTATTCTATTTTTACAGGGCGGAGCAAGAGGGCAATTTGCCGCTATTCCAATGAATCTTATTGGACAAAAAGGTAAAGCACTTTATTTAAACTCAGGGCATTGGTCGGCAACTGCTGCGAAAGAAGCTCGTCATTTTGCTGAAATTGATGAAATTAATATTTTAGAGACTGAACCACAATTAAAAGTAAATCGTTTAGATTTTAGCGATATTAGCGAACAATACGACTATGTGCATTACTGCACAAACGAAACCATTAGTGGTGTGGAAATTTTTGATATTCCCAATGTGGGTAACACGCCACTAGTGGCGGATATGTCATCAAATATTCTAGCCCGTGGCATTGATATTAGTAAGTTTGGCATAATCTATGCAGGTGCGCAGAAAAACCTAGGGCCAGCAGGGATTACGATTGTTATTATCCGTGATGATTTAATAGGTAAGGCACGTAAAGACACCCCATCTATTTGGAATTATGCAATACAGCGTGACGCTGATTCGATGATTAATACGCCACCAACATTTGCGTGGTATTTATGTTCATTGGTATTTAAACACTTATTGGCAGAGGGTGGATTAGAAGCAACTGAAGAGCGTAATTTAGCTAAAGCATCGCTATTGTATGATTATTTGGATAGCTCAACATTCTATTACAACACGGTAGCGAAAGAAAACCGTTCTTGGATGAATGTGACTTTCACTACAGGCAACGATGAGCTAAATGCAAAATTTGTGAGTGAAGCAACCGCTTGTGGCTTACAAGCGTTGAAAGGGCATAAAGTGCTAGGGGGAATGAGAGCCTCAATTTATAACGCAATGCCAATTGAAGGCGTTAAAGCATTGATTGAATTTATGAAAGCGTTTGAACAGCGTAATGCTTAA
- a CDS encoding porin, which yields MKKTLVALAVTAFAASASAVTVYEAEGSKIDFYGSARVIVENQTTKENGVKKADEDNGDTKLRNQGTRFGVKVKHALSDDGFYALGEVQVRFKNNQNSGFGDAYAHKAYVGLGQKEFGQVTFGKQSVIADDVGLANDYEYGLLRDYVPTSSTSAIRYDYQGIEGLTLSANYNFAQSEENDGKALDEKIKNGYGFGAVYEVNNWIFQGAFGRTHFKSNSADKIRANAFDAAIGYNLSDVALVGVDGGYEVKKTGLVKDRQYYVGPMVKVDLTDKSSVYANYRYGSAKDNSNKKTKSHGFLAGTDYKFHKNVVAFVEGKYVTTRDHNVDGTRSGKTTEKAIGVGLRVNW from the coding sequence ATGAAAAAAACATTAGTTGCATTAGCAGTAACTGCATTCGCAGCATCTGCATCTGCGGTAACAGTTTATGAAGCAGAAGGTTCAAAAATTGATTTCTATGGTTCTGCTCGTGTGATTGTAGAGAACCAAACAACAAAAGAAAATGGCGTAAAAAAAGCTGATGAAGATAACGGCGACACGAAATTACGCAATCAAGGCACTCGTTTTGGTGTAAAAGTAAAGCACGCACTAAGTGATGATGGTTTTTACGCATTAGGTGAAGTGCAAGTTCGCTTCAAAAACAACCAAAACTCTGGCTTCGGTGATGCTTATGCACATAAAGCCTATGTAGGTTTAGGTCAAAAAGAGTTTGGTCAAGTTACTTTCGGTAAACAATCTGTGATTGCTGATGACGTAGGTTTAGCAAATGACTACGAATATGGTTTATTACGTGACTATGTACCAACTTCTAGCACCAGTGCAATTCGTTATGACTATCAAGGCATTGAAGGTTTAACATTAAGTGCTAACTACAACTTTGCTCAAAGCGAAGAAAATGACGGTAAAGCATTAGATGAAAAAATTAAAAACGGCTACGGTTTTGGTGCAGTTTACGAAGTAAATAACTGGATTTTCCAAGGTGCTTTCGGTCGCACACATTTCAAATCAAACTCAGCGGATAAAATTCGTGCAAACGCTTTTGATGCGGCAATCGGCTACAATCTAAGTGATGTTGCATTAGTAGGTGTTGATGGCGGTTACGAAGTGAAGAAAACGGGCTTAGTTAAAGATAGACAATACTACGTTGGCCCAATGGTTAAAGTTGACTTAACAGATAAATCATCTGTTTACGCTAACTATAGATATGGTAGTGCTAAAGATAACAGTAACAAGAAAACCAAATCTCACGGTTTCTTAGCAGGGACTGATTACAAATTCCACAAAAACGTAGTAGCTTTCGTTGAAGGTAAATATGTGACTACAAGAGACCACAATGTAGATGGTACTCGTTCAGGTAAAACAACAGAGAAAGCGATTGGTGTAGGTTTACGTGTAAACTGGTAA
- a CDS encoding molybdopterin guanine dinucleotide-containing S/N-oxide reductase — protein sequence MNTALEKGKFVYLDKPQNTITTAAHWGALNVTVENGKVIKSEGSLAKNHQNELQDVVADQLYSPVRVKYPMVRKGYLDGTPDTTLRGRDEWVRVSWDKAFELISTEIERVRRDYGSESIFGGSYGWYSCGALHASRTLLQRYLNVTGGFINTKGDYSTGAVQVIMPYVLGNIEVYAQQTSWHTIVENTELLVIWSSNPLNTLRIAWTSAEPEGIDYLAKLKAKGKRIICIDPVKSETCQFLNAEWLPINTGTDVALMLGIAHTLITENKHDHDFLTKYTVGFEPFSDYVLGKTDNHPKTAQWASQICGIPADTIQALAHAFVENRTMLMAGWGLQRLQHGEQSHWALVTLAAMLGQIGLPGGGFGLNYRYSTDGLNTHSGVRIGSINAGKPNPAMPFFPVARIADALLKPNQPFEYNGQTFHYPNIKLVYWAGGNPFVHHPDTNYLVKAWQQPETVIVNECYWTPTARMADIVLPATTSYERNDVTVSGDYVVKNIIPMKQVVPPQFEAKNDYDIFAELAKRAGKEAEFTEGKSEMEWLQAFYQIAFEAAEKMNNPLPTFDEFWAENKVLSFDTENKNSFVRYQDYRHDPIKHKLATPSGKIEIFSETVAKMNYDDCKGHPTWFEHQEYSGKTTTAEPLALVTPHIKYRLHSQLAYSSLRQYYEVNGREPLLIHTQDAAARGITSGDIVRIFNKRGQVLAGAVVTDGIMPGTVALYEGGWYDPQDLGSTSPLCKNGNPNVLTRNDGSSKLGQGNAPNTTTVQVEKFEGEAPKVTVFEAPSFITL from the coding sequence ATGAATACAGCATTAGAAAAAGGCAAATTTGTTTACCTCGATAAACCCCAAAATACGATTACCACTGCAGCCCACTGGGGGGCGTTGAATGTGACGGTGGAAAATGGAAAAGTGATTAAATCGGAGGGCAGTTTAGCGAAAAATCATCAAAATGAACTGCAAGATGTAGTCGCTGACCAACTTTATAGCCCTGTGCGTGTGAAATATCCGATGGTGCGTAAAGGTTACTTGGATGGCACCCCAGACACCACTTTGCGTGGACGTGATGAATGGGTTAGAGTCTCTTGGGATAAAGCCTTTGAGCTGATTTCAACCGAGATCGAACGTGTACGGCGAGATTATGGTAGCGAATCCATTTTTGGTGGTTCTTACGGTTGGTATAGTTGTGGGGCATTACACGCCTCTCGCACGCTATTACAGCGTTATTTAAATGTAACTGGCGGTTTTATCAACACCAAAGGGGATTATTCTACAGGTGCCGTTCAAGTAATTATGCCTTATGTGTTGGGCAATATTGAAGTTTACGCCCAGCAAACCAGCTGGCACACTATTGTTGAAAATACGGAATTATTGGTCATTTGGTCATCGAATCCGCTCAATACGCTACGCATTGCGTGGACTTCCGCTGAGCCCGAAGGAATTGATTATCTGGCTAAATTAAAAGCAAAAGGCAAGCGAATTATCTGTATTGACCCAGTAAAAAGTGAAACCTGCCAATTTTTAAATGCCGAATGGTTGCCAATTAACACAGGAACGGATGTTGCTTTAATGTTGGGCATCGCTCATACCTTAATCACTGAAAACAAGCACGATCACGACTTTTTAACCAAATATACCGTAGGTTTCGAGCCATTTAGCGACTATGTACTTGGTAAAACGGACAATCATCCTAAAACGGCTCAATGGGCAAGCCAAATTTGTGGCATTCCTGCAGACACAATCCAAGCATTAGCCCACGCTTTTGTTGAAAACCGCACGATGCTGATGGCGGGTTGGGGCTTGCAACGCCTACAGCACGGCGAGCAAAGTCATTGGGCGTTAGTGACATTAGCCGCAATGCTTGGACAAATCGGCTTACCTGGTGGTGGCTTCGGGCTGAATTATCGCTATTCAACAGACGGTTTAAACACCCATTCAGGTGTGCGGATTGGTTCGATTAACGCAGGCAAACCAAACCCAGCAATGCCATTTTTCCCTGTTGCTCGCATTGCCGATGCGTTGCTCAAGCCAAATCAACCCTTTGAGTACAATGGACAAACATTTCATTACCCAAATATCAAATTAGTCTATTGGGCAGGAGGCAATCCATTTGTTCATCATCCGGACACCAACTATTTAGTGAAAGCGTGGCAACAGCCTGAAACGGTGATTGTAAATGAATGCTATTGGACGCCAACGGCCCGAATGGCAGATATTGTGTTGCCTGCCACCACGAGTTACGAACGCAACGACGTCACGGTTTCTGGTGATTATGTGGTGAAAAATATCATTCCGATGAAGCAAGTTGTGCCACCGCAATTTGAAGCGAAAAACGACTATGATATTTTTGCAGAACTAGCGAAACGAGCAGGCAAAGAAGCTGAATTTACCGAAGGTAAAAGCGAAATGGAGTGGCTGCAAGCGTTCTACCAAATTGCCTTTGAAGCAGCAGAAAAAATGAATAATCCCTTACCAACATTTGATGAATTTTGGGCAGAGAACAAAGTGCTCAGTTTTGATACTGAAAATAAAAATAGCTTTGTTCGCTATCAAGATTATCGTCACGACCCGATTAAGCACAAACTCGCCACGCCATCAGGCAAAATTGAGATTTTTTCTGAAACTGTCGCAAAAATGAATTATGACGATTGCAAAGGGCATCCAACGTGGTTTGAACATCAAGAATATTCAGGCAAAACCACGACAGCAGAACCGCTGGCGTTAGTCACACCACACATTAAATATCGTCTGCATAGCCAGCTTGCGTACTCTTCTCTCCGCCAATATTACGAAGTCAATGGCAGAGAACCCTTGCTTATTCATACCCAAGATGCCGCTGCACGAGGCATTACAAGCGGTGATATTGTGCGAATTTTTAACAAACGAGGGCAAGTACTGGCTGGAGCGGTGGTAACAGATGGCATTATGCCAGGCACGGTTGCTCTTTACGAAGGCGGTTGGTACGACCCACAAGATCTTGGCTCAACATCACCACTTTGCAAAAACGGCAACCCGAATGTGCTGACTAGAAACGACGGTTCGTCCAAGCTCGGGCAGGGCAACGCCCCA
- the icd gene encoding NADP-dependent isocitrate dehydrogenase: MQTQVQIPQGETIQLNQDGSLQVPDNPIIPFIEGDGIGVDVTPAMKAVLDAAVEKAYQGKRKIAWMEIYAGEKANERYGENTWLPDETLDLIRQYHVAIKGPLMTPVGGGIRSLNVAMRQGLDLYNCLRPIRYYDGTPSPVKQPELIDMVIFRENSEDIYAGVEWVAGSPEANKVIEFLQQEMGVKKIRFTEDCGIGIKPVSKQGTQRLVRAALQYVIDNNRKSLTLVHKGNIMKFTEGAFKEWGYQVAEEFGAKLIHKGPWMSLAHPKTGEEIIIKDCIADAFLQEILLHPAEYDVIATLNLNGDYISDALAAQVGGIGISPGANIGFDSAIFEATHGTAPKIAGHNKGNPGSLILSGEMMLRHLGWVEAADLVVKAVSKTIMDKTVTFDFAEMLEGATLRSTSEFAQDIIANM, encoded by the coding sequence ATGCAAACACAAGTCCAAATTCCACAAGGCGAAACCATTCAACTAAATCAAGACGGCTCATTGCAAGTGCCTGATAATCCTATTATCCCATTCATTGAAGGTGATGGTATCGGCGTTGATGTCACCCCTGCAATGAAAGCAGTATTAGATGCTGCCGTTGAAAAAGCTTATCAAGGCAAGCGTAAAATTGCTTGGATGGAAATTTATGCTGGTGAGAAAGCAAATGAACGCTATGGTGAAAATACTTGGCTTCCAGATGAAACACTCGATCTCATTCGTCAATATCACGTTGCAATTAAAGGCCCTTTAATGACACCTGTCGGCGGTGGTATTCGTTCTTTAAATGTAGCAATGCGTCAAGGGTTAGATTTATATAACTGCTTACGCCCAATTCGTTATTACGACGGTACACCTAGCCCAGTTAAACAGCCTGAATTAATTGATATGGTGATTTTCCGTGAAAATTCTGAAGATATTTACGCTGGTGTAGAGTGGGTGGCAGGCTCCCCTGAAGCGAATAAAGTGATTGAATTTTTACAACAAGAAATGGGCGTAAAAAAAATCCGCTTTACTGAAGATTGCGGTATCGGCATTAAACCTGTTTCTAAGCAAGGTACGCAACGCTTAGTGCGTGCAGCATTGCAATATGTGATTGATAATAATCGTAAATCACTTACCCTTGTGCATAAAGGTAATATTATGAAATTTACCGAAGGGGCATTTAAAGAGTGGGGCTATCAAGTGGCGGAAGAATTTGGTGCAAAATTAATTCATAAAGGCCCTTGGATGAGTTTAGCTCACCCCAAAACTGGCGAGGAAATCATTATTAAAGACTGCATTGCTGACGCATTCTTACAAGAAATTTTATTACACCCAGCAGAATATGATGTAATCGCAACCCTTAACTTAAATGGCGACTATATTTCTGACGCATTAGCGGCTCAAGTTGGCGGCATTGGTATTTCTCCAGGAGCGAATATTGGTTTTGATAGTGCAATTTTTGAAGCTACGCACGGCACCGCTCCCAAAATTGCAGGGCATAATAAAGGTAACCCAGGGTCATTAATTTTAAGTGGTGAAATGATGTTACGCCATTTAGGCTGGGTTGAAGCAGCAGATTTAGTCGTTAAAGCTGTCTCTAAAACGATTATGGATAAAACCGTCACCTTTGATTTTGCAGAAATGTTAGAGGGTGCAACATTACGCTCAACATCAGAGTTTGCACAAGATATTATTGCAAATATGTAA